From the genome of Scytonema hofmannii PCC 7110, one region includes:
- a CDS encoding protochlorophyllide reductase, protein MEQHRKSTVIITGASSGIGLQAAKVLSQSGQWHVVMACRDCSKAEKAAQSVGMSQDSYAIAHLDLASLESVRQFVKNFRNTGRSLDALVCNAAIYMPLLKEPKRSPEGYELSVATNHLGHFLLCNLFLEDLKNSPVSEPRLVILGTVTHNPKELGGKIPPRPDLGDLKGFAEGFKEPISMIDGKKFNSVKAYKDSKVCNILTMRELHRRYHKSHGITFSSLYPGCVATSALFRDHYPLFQKLFPVFQKNITGGFVSEEEAGKRVAEVVTSPAYNQSGAYWSWGNRQKKDGKSFVQEVSSEASDEDKAQRLWELSEKLVGLGVKV, encoded by the coding sequence ATGGAACAACATCGGAAGTCAACGGTCATAATTACGGGTGCCTCCTCCGGAATCGGTTTGCAAGCTGCAAAAGTTCTTTCCCAATCCGGGCAATGGCATGTGGTGATGGCTTGCCGGGATTGCTCCAAGGCGGAAAAAGCTGCCCAATCTGTAGGTATGTCTCAAGATAGCTATGCGATCGCGCATTTGGATTTAGCCTCTTTAGAAAGTGTTCGGCAGTTTGTGAAGAACTTTCGGAACACGGGGAGGTCTTTAGATGCATTGGTATGCAACGCGGCAATATATATGCCTTTGTTAAAGGAACCAAAGCGAAGCCCAGAAGGTTATGAATTGAGCGTTGCGACAAATCACCTGGGGCATTTCCTCTTGTGTAACCTTTTCTTAGAAGATTTAAAAAATTCTCCAGTTTCGGAACCAAGGTTGGTGATTTTGGGAACTGTAACACACAATCCCAAAGAGTTGGGAGGAAAGATTCCCCCACGTCCGGACTTAGGGGATCTCAAGGGTTTTGCAGAGGGATTTAAAGAGCCAATTTCAATGATTGACGGTAAAAAGTTTAACTCTGTCAAGGCTTACAAAGACAGCAAGGTTTGCAACATCTTGACCATGAGAGAATTGCATCGGCGCTATCATAAGTCACACGGCATCACCTTCAGTTCTCTCTATCCTGGATGCGTTGCAACATCAGCGCTGTTCCGAGACCACTATCCCTTATTTCAGAAACTTTTCCCAGTTTTCCAGAAGAATATCACTGGCGGTTTTGTATCTGAAGAGGAAGCTGGTAAGAGGGTTGCGGAAGTAGTAACCTCCCCTGCATACAACCAATCGGGCGCTTATTGGAGTTGGGGAAATCGACAAAAGAAAGATGGCAAGTCCTTTGTTCAAGAGGTTTCTTCGGAAGCAAGCGATGAAGACAAAGCGCAGCGCTTGTGGGAACTGAGTGAAAAGTTGGTTGGATTGGGCGTAAAGGTTTAA